A genomic window from Terrirubrum flagellatum includes:
- a CDS encoding extracellular solute-binding protein, whose amino-acid sequence MGGFTRRRFTQTAALGAAGLLSSKIANAAADDVTRALPRTYAGRSLNITWGSTPAYAQITAYCNRFTEATGIELKFVVLQQADRYQKMILDATSNTNSFDVSITAYQWKEEVAPYFADLSKIDQEIKGLPPLNLSDYPRRALEAYSHVGDKMVTMPLLGDASLLIWNKKALGEAGLPESTPKTWEDVYQNGGKLVGGQRYGFNMPAGKSIQTACVWITLFHSFGGSYFDAEGAPTFNSEAGIKATRFMAERLGKISPPGNLTWDFPEMINSLASGQAAQGFMWAGGLSTLFDPAKSAVASTVGFSPTPEAVLLGGWGLGVNSKGRNVEVAKLFVGWLTCAEIARQIALVSGSPCRTSTFTDPEVVAKYPGVPAVLQGMQGEVATYPPIKEAEQLNIIIYDQVNAACAATKTPEQAANDMQTNVATFMRRRGYLKG is encoded by the coding sequence ATGGGCGGATTCACGCGTCGCAGATTCACGCAAACGGCTGCGCTTGGCGCGGCAGGTCTTCTGTCATCGAAAATCGCCAACGCTGCGGCTGACGATGTCACGCGCGCGCTGCCGCGAACCTATGCAGGGCGATCGCTGAACATCACCTGGGGGTCGACGCCGGCTTACGCGCAGATCACAGCCTATTGCAATCGCTTCACCGAAGCGACGGGAATCGAACTGAAATTCGTCGTGCTGCAACAGGCGGATCGCTATCAGAAGATGATCCTGGATGCGACGAGCAACACCAATAGTTTCGACGTCTCGATCACGGCCTATCAGTGGAAGGAAGAGGTCGCGCCCTATTTCGCCGATCTCTCGAAGATCGATCAGGAAATAAAGGGCCTGCCGCCGCTCAACCTGTCCGATTATCCGCGGCGCGCGCTTGAGGCTTACTCACATGTCGGCGACAAGATGGTGACCATGCCGCTGCTCGGCGACGCTTCGCTGCTGATCTGGAACAAGAAGGCGCTCGGAGAGGCAGGTCTGCCGGAGTCGACGCCGAAAACATGGGAGGATGTTTACCAGAACGGCGGCAAGCTTGTCGGCGGCCAGCGCTATGGCTTCAACATGCCGGCAGGCAAGAGCATCCAGACGGCCTGCGTCTGGATCACCTTGTTCCACAGCTTCGGCGGCAGCTATTTCGACGCCGAGGGCGCGCCGACCTTCAATAGCGAGGCCGGGATCAAAGCGACGCGCTTCATGGCCGAACGTCTTGGCAAGATCAGCCCTCCGGGCAATCTGACATGGGATTTCCCGGAGATGATCAACAGCCTCGCCAGCGGCCAGGCGGCGCAGGGCTTCATGTGGGCCGGCGGTCTCAGCACCCTGTTCGATCCCGCGAAATCGGCAGTCGCGTCGACGGTCGGATTCTCGCCGACGCCGGAAGCGGTGCTGCTGGGCGGCTGGGGCCTTGGCGTCAATTCGAAGGGCCGCAATGTCGAAGTCGCGAAATTGTTTGTGGGATGGCTGACATGCGCCGAGATCGCGCGGCAGATCGCGCTTGTCAGCGGCTCGCCCTGCCGCACTTCGACTTTCACCGATCCGGAAGTCGTCGCGAAATATCCTGGAGTTCCCGCGGTGCTGCAGGGCATGCAGGGCGAGGTCGCGACCTATCCGCCGATCAAGGAAGCCGAACAGCTCAACATTATCATCTATGATCAGGTGAATGCGGCTTGCGCCGCCACAAAGACGCCGGAGCAGGCGGCGAACGACATGCAGACCAACGTCGCGACCTTCATGCGCCGGCGCGGCTATCTCAAGGGATAG
- a CDS encoding cyclase family protein encodes MARRIIDLSIPIANDIPADPPIQIPSVTYIDHTQSLDQILSFFPGLKAEDLPDGAGWAVERVALSTHNGTHLDAPWHYHPTMNRGEPAWRIDDVPLEWCYQPGVKLDFRHFADGYVATAVDVKVELERIGHTLKPLEIVIVNTSAGAKFGRADYVASGCGMGYEATMYLLDQGVRVTGTDGWSWDAPFVHTAKKFAESSDASLIWEGHKAGRHTGYCHIEKLHGLEALPSTGFTISCFPVKIEKASAGWTRAVAIIDE; translated from the coding sequence ATGGCCCGCCGCATCATCGATCTCTCGATTCCAATCGCAAACGACATTCCCGCCGATCCGCCAATCCAGATTCCTTCCGTCACCTACATCGATCACACGCAAAGCCTCGATCAGATTCTGTCCTTCTTCCCCGGACTTAAGGCGGAGGATCTGCCCGACGGCGCCGGCTGGGCAGTCGAGCGTGTCGCACTCTCCACGCATAACGGCACGCATCTCGACGCGCCCTGGCATTATCATCCGACGATGAATCGCGGCGAGCCTGCCTGGCGCATCGATGATGTGCCGCTCGAATGGTGCTATCAGCCTGGCGTGAAGCTCGACTTCCGCCATTTCGCAGACGGATATGTCGCAACCGCCGTCGATGTGAAGGTGGAGCTCGAACGCATCGGTCACACGCTCAAGCCGCTCGAAATCGTCATCGTCAACACGTCAGCCGGCGCGAAGTTCGGCCGGGCCGATTATGTCGCGAGTGGCTGCGGCATGGGCTATGAGGCGACCATGTATCTGCTCGATCAGGGCGTGCGCGTGACCGGCACCGATGGCTGGAGCTGGGACGCGCCCTTCGTCCACACGGCGAAGAAATTCGCGGAAAGCAGCGACGCGTCGCTGATCTGGGAAGGCCACAAGGCCGGGCGCCACACCGGCTACTGCCATATCGAGAAGCTGCACGGCCTCGAAGCGCTGCCTTCGACGGGCTTCACCATCAGTTGCTTCCCCGTGAAGATCGAGAAGGCGTCCGCGGGCTGGACGCGCGCGGTCGCGATCATCGATGAATGA
- a CDS encoding fumarylacetoacetate hydrolase family protein, with product MKLATFRRPDGAVHVAIAHDNGSTLFDLTAAAKGESAFASMLALIDGGDAALEQARHLFERRRNDPTLNMPIDKAELLAPLPEPRQMRDGMSFETHIRQSGRGMRRLMARGNPEAVAAIDAEPLPPLADIYRQIPIYYITNRMIVRGPGATIVWPRYSSVMDYELEFGVVIGKTGANIIEANARDHIFGYTIFNDFSARDQQGKEMPGWLGPAKGKSFDGGNVLGPWIVTKDEIPDPYSLKAAVRVNGETRCESTTAGMLFSFEKILAHMSRDETVHAGEFIGSGTIGNGCGLETGLFLNDSDVVELEIEKIGVLKNRVVRQKA from the coding sequence ATGAAGCTGGCGACCTTTCGGCGCCCTGATGGAGCCGTCCATGTAGCGATCGCGCATGACAATGGCTCGACCCTGTTCGACCTGACGGCCGCGGCGAAAGGCGAGAGCGCCTTTGCCTCGATGCTGGCGCTGATCGATGGCGGCGATGCGGCGCTCGAACAGGCGCGTCATCTCTTCGAGAGGCGCCGCAACGACCCCACGCTCAACATGCCGATTGACAAGGCCGAGCTTCTGGCACCCCTGCCGGAGCCGCGCCAGATGCGCGACGGGATGAGCTTTGAAACGCATATCCGCCAGTCCGGACGCGGCATGCGCCGCCTCATGGCTCGCGGGAATCCGGAAGCCGTCGCCGCCATCGACGCCGAGCCTCTGCCGCCGCTCGCCGACATCTATCGCCAGATTCCGATCTACTACATCACCAATCGCATGATCGTGCGCGGGCCGGGCGCAACCATTGTCTGGCCGCGCTATTCCAGCGTCATGGATTACGAACTCGAATTCGGCGTGGTGATCGGCAAGACCGGCGCGAACATCATAGAAGCCAACGCGCGCGACCATATCTTCGGCTACACGATCTTTAATGACTTCTCCGCGCGCGATCAGCAGGGCAAGGAAATGCCGGGCTGGCTTGGGCCGGCCAAGGGCAAGAGCTTCGATGGCGGCAATGTGCTCGGCCCGTGGATCGTTACGAAAGACGAAATCCCCGATCCTTATTCGTTGAAAGCCGCAGTTCGCGTGAATGGCGAGACGCGCTGCGAAAGCACCACGGCGGGAATGCTTTTCAGCTTCGAGAAAATCCTCGCGCATATGTCGCGGGATGAGACTGTCCATGCCGGCGAATTCATCGGCTCCGGCACGATCGGCAATGGCTGCGGCCTCGAAACCGGTCTGTTCCTCAATGACAGCGACGTCGTCGAGCTGGAGATCGAGAAGATCGGCGTCCTGAAGAACAGGGTCGTGCGCCAGAAAGCCTGA
- a CDS encoding ABC transporter substrate-binding protein, with amino-acid sequence MFRMTSAVVGAALLFAAANEGAIAQTKLNVGCTATTDCASAAVALDEGIFKKNGLDVTMTLIGLNSNIPAALFSNSIQIGGPTPSVFLQAVDGGLDLVAVAGASSTSEKTYDTAGVVASPASGIKGPKDFVGKKVGAPGIGAFLHVLFSKWLIDNGVSPKQVNFVEVTFPTMSDTLKSGAVDAVVTAEPIMSRIIASGTGAVVGYYLQKLPERRPAIVYSSTRAWADANADTLKAFRASIEEGAKIANENPEKGRQSIAKFTKIPMDVLSKMKLSVADPKLDKEQLDWWVATMNEQAMLQGKPDTATLIQK; translated from the coding sequence ATGTTTCGGATGACGAGCGCCGTCGTCGGCGCGGCGTTGCTGTTTGCTGCGGCGAATGAGGGCGCGATCGCGCAGACGAAGCTCAATGTCGGCTGCACCGCGACGACCGATTGCGCCTCCGCCGCCGTCGCGCTCGACGAAGGGATCTTCAAGAAAAACGGCCTCGACGTCACGATGACGCTCATCGGCCTGAATTCGAATATCCCGGCGGCGCTGTTCTCGAATTCGATCCAGATTGGCGGGCCTACTCCTTCGGTCTTTCTGCAGGCGGTGGATGGTGGCCTTGATCTCGTCGCGGTGGCGGGCGCGAGTTCGACGTCCGAGAAGACCTATGACACCGCCGGCGTCGTCGCCTCGCCGGCGAGCGGCATCAAGGGGCCGAAGGATTTCGTGGGCAAGAAGGTCGGCGCGCCCGGCATCGGCGCGTTCCTGCATGTGCTTTTCTCGAAATGGCTGATCGACAATGGCGTCTCGCCGAAGCAGGTGAATTTCGTCGAAGTCACGTTCCCGACCATGAGCGACACGCTGAAGTCAGGAGCGGTCGACGCCGTGGTCACGGCCGAGCCGATCATGTCGCGCATTATCGCGAGCGGGACCGGCGCCGTCGTCGGCTACTATCTGCAGAAGCTGCCTGAGCGTCGTCCGGCCATTGTTTATTCCTCGACCCGCGCCTGGGCCGATGCGAATGCCGACACGTTGAAGGCGTTCCGCGCCTCGATCGAGGAGGGTGCGAAGATCGCCAACGAGAATCCGGAGAAGGGGCGTCAGTCGATCGCCAAATTCACCAAGATCCCCATGGACGTGCTGTCGAAAATGAAGCTCTCTGTGGCTGATCCAAAGCTCGACAAGGAGCAACTCGACTGGTGGGTCGCCACGATGAACGAACAGGCCATGCTGCAGGGCAAACCCGACACGGCGACGCTGATCCAGAAATGA
- a CDS encoding GntR family transcriptional regulator: MTGVAVKADLFGEAAHLANSETLSERAAALVEHDILAGVWQPGDRLGIQALSERYGVGATPLREGLSRLVSRNLISAVGQKGFRVASMSEADLFDITQVRIMVEIEALRRSIRDGRDDWEANVISSLHRLVRSVERDPETMREGTPEFDRLHKAFHRSLLEACGSERLLRLHDDLYYQAYRYRRTMMSRFSEHGSFVEAHRTLADAVLSRDATRAEAELAQHLRQTLNIVYGGATAGAKP, from the coding sequence ATGACCGGAGTGGCTGTTAAGGCCGATCTCTTCGGCGAGGCGGCGCATCTCGCGAATTCCGAGACGCTAAGCGAACGCGCCGCCGCGCTCGTCGAGCACGACATTCTCGCCGGCGTCTGGCAGCCCGGCGATCGGCTCGGCATCCAGGCGCTCTCCGAACGCTATGGCGTCGGGGCTACTCCGCTGCGCGAAGGTCTGTCGCGGCTTGTCTCACGCAATCTCATCTCCGCCGTCGGGCAGAAGGGCTTTCGCGTCGCCAGCATGTCGGAGGCCGATCTCTTCGACATCACCCAGGTTCGCATCATGGTCGAGATCGAGGCGCTGCGGCGCTCGATCCGCGACGGGCGCGATGATTGGGAGGCGAACGTCATCTCGTCGCTTCATCGTCTTGTGCGATCGGTCGAACGCGATCCCGAAACCATGCGCGAGGGAACGCCCGAATTCGACCGGCTGCACAAGGCGTTTCATCGCTCGCTGCTTGAAGCCTGCGGATCGGAGCGGCTGCTGCGACTGCATGACGATCTCTATTATCAGGCCTATCGCTATCGCCGTACGATGATGAGCCGCTTTTCCGAACATGGCTCCTTCGTCGAGGCGCATCGCACGCTGGCGGACGCCGTGTTGTCGCGCGATGCGACGAGAGCGGAAGCCGAACTCGCTCAACACCTCCGACAGACGCTCAACATCGTCTATGGCGGCGCGACCGCCGGCGCGAAACCATGA
- a CDS encoding ABC transporter ATP-binding protein, whose translation MTISVRDVKLAPPVIAFDHVSLGYGGRTIISDLSLDVGRGEIVCIIGPSGCGKTTALRMAGGLVSPDQGAVRLLGEPLTQPRRDVAIVFQDYGKALLPWRTAAGNVSLALEAVGVARDEREARIDSLLAKVGLADHADKYPTEMSGGMQQRIQIARCLAQEPAVLLMDEPFGALDAMTRQGLQDEMLSIVAETEATVFFVTHDLEEAVYLGDRVIGLLPNPGRIGVDLRVNLPRPRSQLETREAPEFLRLRRQLFDFIEKAER comes from the coding sequence ATGACCATCTCCGTTCGCGATGTGAAACTCGCGCCGCCGGTGATCGCGTTCGATCACGTCAGTCTCGGCTATGGCGGACGCACGATCATCTCCGATCTCTCGCTCGATGTCGGCCGCGGCGAAATCGTCTGCATCATCGGGCCGTCTGGCTGCGGCAAGACGACGGCGCTGCGCATGGCGGGCGGCCTCGTCAGTCCCGATCAGGGCGCGGTCCGGCTGCTCGGCGAACCCTTGACCCAGCCGCGGCGCGACGTGGCGATCGTCTTCCAGGACTATGGCAAGGCGCTGCTGCCCTGGCGCACTGCGGCTGGCAACGTCTCGCTCGCGCTCGAAGCCGTGGGCGTCGCGCGTGATGAACGCGAAGCGCGCATTGATTCACTGCTCGCGAAAGTCGGCCTCGCCGATCACGCCGATAAATATCCGACGGAAATGTCCGGCGGCATGCAGCAGCGCATCCAGATCGCGCGTTGCCTCGCGCAGGAGCCTGCTGTGCTGCTGATGGACGAACCTTTCGGGGCGCTCGATGCGATGACGCGGCAAGGCTTGCAGGACGAGATGCTGTCGATCGTCGCGGAGACGGAAGCCACGGTGTTCTTCGTCACCCATGATCTCGAAGAGGCTGTTTATCTCGGCGACAGGGTGATCGGGCTTCTTCCCAATCCCGGCCGCATCGGCGTTGATCTCAGGGTCAATCTTCCGCGCCCTCGCAGCCAGCTCGAAACGCGCGAGGCGCCGGAATTTCTGCGGCTGCGTCGCCAGCTTTTCGATTTCATCGAGAAGGCGGAGCGATGA
- a CDS encoding ABC transporter permease, with amino-acid sequence MNSGWWKGLVVPAALILAAEIAMRVFGSSSMSLAAPSDILAAFARIVVDGSMLAATRDTLIAAGTGLVLGGVIGLALGVLLGLVKQLDRLLEVTIEAIRPIPSVAVLPIAMLVFGFGYRMEIAIVAFSCLWPIMILTRAAMSGIEPRLMEVSRTLRLSAWDRVRKIILPAALPRIMVAFRLAAAIALVVAVTVEIAANPLGLGYGILVAQQGLQPAAMLAYLVWIGLVGWGLNTLLSMAQRRLFGRAARVELPA; translated from the coding sequence ATGAACAGCGGCTGGTGGAAGGGCCTTGTCGTCCCGGCGGCGCTTATCCTCGCCGCCGAGATCGCCATGCGCGTCTTTGGCTCGTCGTCGATGTCGCTCGCCGCGCCAAGCGATATCCTGGCCGCCTTCGCGCGCATTGTTGTTGACGGATCGATGCTCGCCGCCACGCGCGACACGCTGATCGCTGCGGGAACTGGCCTCGTGCTTGGTGGCGTCATCGGTCTTGCGCTTGGCGTGCTGCTTGGCCTCGTCAAGCAGCTTGATCGATTGCTGGAGGTCACGATCGAGGCGATCAGGCCGATTCCATCGGTCGCGGTGCTGCCGATCGCGATGCTCGTCTTCGGCTTCGGCTATCGCATGGAGATCGCGATCGTCGCCTTTTCCTGTCTGTGGCCGATCATGATCCTGACGCGCGCGGCGATGAGCGGGATCGAGCCGCGATTGATGGAGGTGTCACGCACGCTTCGACTGTCCGCGTGGGACCGCGTGCGCAAGATCATTCTGCCCGCCGCGCTGCCGCGCATCATGGTCGCTTTTCGTCTCGCGGCGGCGATCGCGCTTGTGGTCGCCGTGACAGTCGAAATCGCGGCCAATCCGCTCGGACTTGGATATGGCATTCTTGTCGCGCAGCAAGGCCTGCAGCCCGCGGCGATGCTCGCCTATCTCGTCTGGATCGGACTTGTCGGCTGGGGTCTCAACACGCTCCTGTCGATGGCCCAGCGCCGGCTGTTCGGCCGCGCTGCCCGCGTGGAGCTTCCGGCGTGA
- a CDS encoding ABC transporter permease, with protein MKPSRALWLAASFAVAALFVVGWQLLANYKLVNPVFLPGPDRAWVALMRGFTTGDLAAKLLATVQRMFWGWLIASLIGVALGAGIGTSPRLRAYLAPMLEFLRPLPASATIPVAIALLGLSDGMVLAVIAFGALWPVLLATIHGFSAVEPRLYEVGRALRLSRAAVIGKIALPSASPDILAGMRLGLTVALILSVVCEMIAGRDGLGNWILLAARSFRAPDLYAGVILLGLLGYLTAIAIGLLEARLLVWRSRAR; from the coding sequence GTGAAACCGTCGCGCGCGCTTTGGCTGGCGGCGAGTTTCGCCGTTGCAGCGCTGTTCGTTGTCGGTTGGCAGCTTCTCGCGAATTACAAACTCGTCAATCCGGTCTTCCTGCCGGGCCCGGACCGCGCGTGGGTCGCGCTCATGCGTGGCTTCACGACAGGCGATCTCGCCGCGAAATTGCTGGCCACAGTCCAACGCATGTTCTGGGGATGGCTGATAGCCTCTCTCATTGGCGTCGCGCTTGGCGCCGGCATCGGAACCTCGCCGCGCCTGCGCGCCTATCTCGCGCCCATGCTGGAATTTCTGCGGCCGCTGCCCGCCTCCGCCACGATTCCAGTGGCGATCGCGTTGCTTGGACTCTCCGATGGCATGGTGCTCGCGGTGATCGCCTTTGGCGCGCTCTGGCCGGTGCTCTTGGCGACGATCCACGGTTTCTCTGCTGTCGAGCCGCGTCTTTATGAAGTCGGACGCGCTCTGCGGTTGTCGCGCGCGGCGGTGATAGGCAAGATTGCATTGCCCTCCGCCAGCCCGGATATTCTCGCCGGCATGCGGCTTGGGCTCACGGTCGCGCTCATCCTGTCGGTGGTCTGCGAAATGATCGCGGGGCGGGATGGTCTCGGCAACTGGATCCTGCTTGCGGCGCGCTCGTTTCGCGCGCCCGACCTCTACGCCGGCGTCATTCTGCTCGGCCTGCTCGGCTATCTCACCGCGATCGCCATCGGCCTTCTCGAGGCGCGGCTTCTTGTGTGGCGCAGCCGCGCGCGTTAG
- a CDS encoding MFS transporter: MSVAEALEGLASSPSAAAPTRDANASSGGVDPHREAISIADRLDRLPIAWLHIAIIAISTLGLFTDIAEVALSNALAAVFLAPPHLVPQQELSLLLAAVFAGGAIGAPALGWLGDRFGRRLALQAALAVMCVSSIAAATSPDVRWMTFFRVISGLAIGGYPPLTATYLADILPPRQRGGLMALCAALAFLGAPAILFLIRGLTPAPPLDVEPWRWALLLGGFVAAIAAFLLASAPESPRWLAATGRREAAEAACWRFERAAGRDAPPSFATTMAEAGQRHNGFRALAASPLHLRRAMVLAALYLLGPWTMIGFPLLSAAAMVQKGFAVGDSLLFAAVAMLGPTVGTLATATFIDRVERRYVLLGCICVMAAAGFLFAAGATLELLMVAGVAFNFASAVYGATLAIYAAEIFPTEQRASVTAGAWGLTRIVSAIVPIALLPILTHDGAWAMFAIMAASLLAISALIIRAAPPGRSRKSVL; encoded by the coding sequence ATGAGCGTGGCGGAGGCTCTCGAAGGTCTTGCCTCTTCGCCGAGCGCGGCGGCGCCCACGCGCGACGCCAACGCGTCGTCGGGCGGAGTTGATCCGCATCGTGAAGCGATCAGCATCGCCGACCGCCTGGATCGGCTTCCCATCGCCTGGCTTCACATCGCGATTATCGCGATCTCGACGCTCGGCCTGTTCACGGACATCGCCGAGGTCGCGTTGAGCAATGCGCTGGCCGCGGTCTTTCTTGCGCCGCCGCACCTCGTTCCGCAGCAGGAGCTCTCTTTGCTGCTCGCCGCGGTCTTCGCCGGCGGCGCAATTGGCGCGCCGGCGCTCGGCTGGCTGGGCGATCGCTTCGGGCGGCGCCTTGCGCTGCAGGCCGCGCTGGCGGTGATGTGCGTAAGTTCGATCGCCGCCGCCACCAGCCCTGATGTGCGCTGGATGACGTTCTTTCGCGTTATTTCGGGTCTGGCGATTGGCGGTTATCCGCCGCTGACGGCGACTTATCTCGCCGACATCTTGCCGCCAAGGCAACGCGGCGGCCTGATGGCGCTCTGCGCCGCCCTTGCGTTCCTCGGCGCGCCGGCGATCCTCTTTCTGATCCGCGGACTGACGCCGGCGCCGCCGCTTGATGTGGAGCCCTGGCGATGGGCGCTGCTGCTCGGCGGATTCGTTGCGGCGATTGCAGCATTTCTGCTTGCGAGCGCGCCGGAGTCGCCGCGCTGGCTCGCTGCGACAGGCCGGCGCGAGGCTGCGGAAGCGGCGTGCTGGCGCTTCGAGCGCGCAGCGGGGCGCGACGCGCCTCCATCGTTCGCCACGACGATGGCCGAGGCTGGACAACGTCATAACGGCTTCCGGGCGCTGGCGGCGTCTCCGCTGCATCTCAGGCGCGCCATGGTTCTGGCGGCGCTCTATCTGCTCGGCCCTTGGACGATGATCGGTTTTCCACTCCTGAGCGCGGCGGCGATGGTTCAGAAGGGCTTCGCTGTCGGCGACTCCCTGCTTTTCGCCGCAGTCGCGATGCTGGGCCCGACCGTCGGCACGCTCGCCACAGCGACATTCATCGACCGGGTCGAGCGGCGATACGTTCTCCTCGGCTGTATCTGCGTGATGGCGGCCGCCGGCTTTCTTTTCGCAGCCGGGGCGACGCTTGAGCTTTTGATGGTTGCAGGGGTCGCTTTCAACTTCGCCAGCGCCGTCTATGGCGCGACGCTCGCCATCTATGCCGCCGAAATCTTTCCGACTGAGCAGCGCGCCTCGGTCACCGCCGGGGCCTGGGGACTCACGCGCATTGTGTCGGCGATCGTGCCGATCGCCCTCCTGCCGATCCTCACCCATGATGGGGCTTGGGCGATGTTTGCGATCATGGCCGCGTCGCTTCTGGCGATCTCTGCGCTTATTATCCGGGCGGCCCCTCCCGGCCGCTCCCGCAAATCGGTTCTCTAA
- a CDS encoding SapC family protein, with translation MVLPQLYTDITPLNREQHQKLKAPAGVARFGFAGGTHLLACVIDEFGVGSLEMPILFAPANDTATAVFLVGCEAGKSVFVKPDGSWAGRYVPAYIRRMPFIVGDIDDKQSVICADINQLSAADGEPLFNDKGENTPFFNATIDFVNQYAASGRATEAFAKKLMELKLLSPVTIDFQNVHGKAVAIHGLMAVDEGRLASLTDEQFLELRRAGYLPLIYAHRNSLNLIPTFTSRMGVEKQAA, from the coding sequence ATGGTTCTGCCGCAGCTCTACACCGACATCACGCCGCTCAATCGCGAGCAGCACCAGAAGCTGAAGGCGCCGGCCGGCGTCGCCCGCTTCGGCTTCGCCGGCGGAACCCATCTTCTCGCTTGCGTGATCGATGAGTTCGGCGTCGGCTCACTTGAAATGCCGATCCTGTTCGCGCCGGCGAACGACACGGCGACCGCTGTCTTCCTTGTAGGCTGCGAAGCTGGCAAAAGCGTCTTCGTGAAGCCGGACGGCTCCTGGGCGGGCCGCTATGTCCCCGCCTATATCAGGCGCATGCCCTTCATTGTCGGCGACATCGACGACAAGCAGTCGGTGATCTGCGCCGACATTAATCAGCTCAGCGCGGCGGATGGCGAGCCCCTGTTCAACGACAAGGGCGAGAACACGCCGTTCTTCAACGCGACGATCGACTTCGTCAATCAATACGCCGCATCAGGCCGCGCGACCGAAGCGTTCGCGAAGAAACTCATGGAGCTGAAATTGCTTTCTCCGGTGACGATCGATTTCCAGAACGTGCATGGCAAGGCGGTCGCGATCCATGGGCTGATGGCCGTCGACGAAGGACGTCTCGCCAGTCTCACCGACGAGCAGTTCCTCGAATTGCGGCGCGCGGGCTATCTTCCGCTCATCTATGCCCATCGCAACAGCCTGAACCTCATCCCGACGTTCACATCGCGCATGGGTGTGGAGAAACAGGCGGCCTGA
- a CDS encoding tartrate dehydrogenase: MKTYKIAAIPGDGIGTEVIEAGVEVLSALAKRDGTFAFHFDHFDWGGEYYKKHGRMMPENGREQIRHHDAILFGSAGHPEIPDHITLWGLRLAICQPFDQYANVRPTRILPGVVSPLRNVSGPELDWVIVRENSEGEYAGVGGRVHQGLPEEAATDVSLMTRAGVTRIMRFAFRLAQSRPRKLLTVVTKSNAQRYAMVMWDEVANEVAKEFPDVTWDKMLVDAMTMRMTLKPQTLDTIVATNLHADILSDLAAALAGSLGIAPTANLNPERKFPSMFEPIHGSAFDIMGKGVANPVGTFWSAVMMLEHLGEKPAAARLMKAIERVTADPALHTPDLGGAANTRKVTDAVISAIHGENA, encoded by the coding sequence ATGAAGACCTACAAGATCGCAGCGATCCCCGGCGACGGGATCGGGACGGAAGTCATCGAGGCTGGCGTCGAAGTGCTAAGCGCGCTGGCCAAACGCGATGGAACGTTCGCGTTCCATTTCGATCATTTCGATTGGGGCGGCGAATATTACAAGAAGCACGGCCGGATGATGCCGGAGAACGGCCGGGAGCAGATCAGACATCATGATGCGATCCTGTTCGGCTCCGCGGGCCATCCTGAGATTCCCGACCACATCACGCTCTGGGGCCTGAGGCTCGCGATCTGCCAGCCTTTCGATCAGTACGCCAATGTCCGCCCGACGCGCATTCTCCCCGGCGTCGTTTCGCCCCTGCGCAACGTCTCAGGCCCCGAGCTCGACTGGGTGATCGTGCGTGAGAATTCCGAGGGCGAATATGCCGGCGTCGGCGGCCGCGTGCATCAGGGCCTGCCGGAGGAAGCCGCGACGGACGTGTCCCTGATGACGCGCGCCGGCGTCACCCGCATCATGCGTTTCGCATTCAGGCTGGCGCAGAGCCGGCCGCGAAAGCTGCTGACGGTCGTCACCAAGTCGAATGCGCAACGCTACGCCATGGTGATGTGGGACGAGGTCGCCAACGAGGTGGCGAAAGAATTCCCCGATGTGACATGGGACAAGATGCTGGTCGATGCGATGACCATGCGCATGACGCTGAAGCCGCAGACCCTCGACACGATCGTCGCGACCAACCTGCACGCCGACATCCTGTCGGATCTGGCGGCGGCGCTTGCCGGCTCCCTCGGCATTGCGCCCACCGCCAATCTCAATCCCGAGCGCAAGTTTCCATCGATGTTTGAACCGATCCACGGTTCTGCCTTCGACATCATGGGCAAGGGCGTCGCAAATCCCGTCGGGACCTTCTGGTCAGCCGTCATGATGCTTGAGCATCTCGGCGAGAAGCCCGCCGCTGCGCGTCTGATGAAGGCGATCGAGCGCGTCACCGCCGACCCCGCGCTTCACACGCCCGATCTCGGCGGCGCCGCCAATACGCGCAAAGTGACCGACGCGGTGATCAGCGCGATCCACGGCGAGAACGCTTGA